From a region of the Rhinopithecus roxellana isolate Shanxi Qingling chromosome 8, ASM756505v1, whole genome shotgun sequence genome:
- the IL19 gene encoding interleukin-19 isoform X2, whose product MKLHCVSLWLLGTILMLCSVDNHGLRRCLISTDMHHIEESFQEIKRAIQAKDTFPNVTILSTLETLQIIKPLDVCCVTKNLLAFYVDRVFKDHQEPNPKILRKISSIANSFLYMQKTLRQCQEQRQCHCRQEATNVTRVIHDNYDQLEVRSAAIKSLGELDIFLAWIAKNHEVTSSA is encoded by the exons ATGAAGTTACATTGTGTTTCCCTTTGGCTCCTGGGTACAATACTGATGTTGTGCTCAGTAGACAACCATGGTCTCAGGAGATGTCTGATttccacagacatgcaccatatAGAAGAGAGTTTCCAAGAAATCAAAAGAGCCATC CAAGCTAAGGACACCTTCCCAAATGTCACTATCCTGTCCACATTGGAGACTCTGCAGATCATTAAG CCCTTAGATGTGTGCTGTGTGACCAAGAATCTCCTAGCATTCTACGTGGACAGGGTGTTCAAGGATCATCAAGAGCCAAACCCCAAAATCTTgagaaaaatcagcagcattGCCAACTCTTTCCTCTACATGCAGAAAACTCTGCGGCAATGT CAGGAACAGAGGCAGTGTCACTGCAGGCAGGAAGCTACCAATGTCACCAGAGTCATCCACGACAACTATGATCAG CTGGAGGTCCGCTCTGCTGCCATCAAATCCCTGGGAGAGCTCGACATCTTTCTAGCCTGGATTGCTAAGAATCATGAAGTAACGTCCTCAGCCTGA